In Capsicum annuum cultivar UCD-10X-F1 chromosome 11, UCD10Xv1.1, whole genome shotgun sequence, one genomic interval encodes:
- the LOC107847192 gene encoding transcription factor TCP18-like, producing MFPTSNIIHDPFSYTSQELLKQSYNTHDHQNPNSTSKLVVEEEDPFFLNFPSPFDFDDHELPLSQIFSQTSDNNHGTNQAGPDSAIKDNHSVDISRSTLLSAKIMGDQSSNPDISRKNPTEPAMATSSKKRKLSAKPRRRTGKKDRHSKICTAQGVRDRRMRLSLQIARKFFDLQDMLGFDKASKTIEWLFSKSKNAIKELTRSIPLENNEDHRKMRKIESRDRTRSEKPNKKCNQDQELDETNPKSIDKLGSNSSKSYLENQFANVGIMEKYLGGASCSSITSIFDYDNNGVIKGGIDNISDNYCFNNMGFLENCTITNEVQIPFAAGNNNPSSINLNNSRFQQF from the coding sequence ATGTTTCCTACAAGCAACATCATCCATGACCCTTTTTCCTACACCTCACAAGAATTGCTTAAGCAATCCTATAATACACATGATCATCAAAACCctaattcaacttcaaaattagtagtagaagaagaagatcCATTTTTCTTGAACTTCCCTTCTCCATTTGATTTTGATGACCATGAACTCCCATTAAGCCAAATATTTTCTCAAACTAGTGATAATAACCATGGCACTAATCAAGCTGGTCCGGACAGCGCAATTAAAGATAACCATAGTGTTGACATTTCAAGATCTACACTACTCAGCGCGAAAATCATGGGAGACCAGAGTTCAAATCCAGACATCAGCAGGAAAAACCCTACTGAGCCGGCCATGGCCACATCATCAAAGAAGAGAAAACTAAGTGCAAAACCGCGAAGGAGGACAGGTAAAAAGGACAGGCATAGCAAGATTTGCACAGCTCAAGGTGTGAGAGACAGGAGGATGAGATTATCCCTTCAAATAGCGCGTAAGTTCTTCGATCTCCAAGACATGTTAGGGTTTGATAAAGCAAGTAAAACCATAGAATGGTTGTTTTCCAAGTCCAAGAATGCTATCAAAGAGCTCACAAGAAGCATCCCACTTGAAAACAATGAAGATcatagaaaaatgagaaaaattgagtCAAGGGATAGGACAAGAAGTGAAAAGCCAAACAAAAAGTGCAATCAAGATCAAGAATTGGATGAAACAAACCCTAAAAGTATTGATAAATTAGGGTCAAATTCTTCAAAATCTTATCTTGAAAATCAATTTGCTAATGTTGGTATCATGGAAAAATACTTAGGTGGTGCAAGTTGTTCCTCAATAACTTCTATATTTGATTATGACAATAATGGAGTAATCAAAGGAGGCATAGATAATATTTCTGACAATTATTGCTTCAATAATATGGGATTTCTTGAAAATTGTACTATCACAAATGAGGTTCAAATTCCATTTGCAGCAGGTAATAACAACCCTAGTTCAATTAATTTGAACAATTCAAGATTTCAGcaattttag